Below is a window of Hyalangium ruber DNA.
CACCACCCGCACCGCGTAGTCCGGCAGCCCCAGGTCCAGCGAGGACAACAGCGGCGCCCGCGCGTCCCGCACCCGGTGCATCAGCTCCGCCTCGCCTCCTCCTTCCGTGCCGTACAGGCGCCGGTTGGAGAACAGCTCCCAGAGGATGACGCCCACCGCGTACAAGTCACTGCGCGTGTCCACCGCCAGCCCCAGCACCTGCTCCGGGCTCATGTACGCCATGGTGCCGCGCAGCGCGCCGGCCTCGCCCTGCATCAGCCCCTCCACCTCGGCCACGCCGAAGTCGGTGAGCTTCACGTCCCCCGCCACGCTGAGCAGGACGTTGGCGGGGTTGATGTCGCGGTGGACGATGTTGGCGCCGTTCTCCCCCACCTTGGCGCGGTGCAGGTAGTCCAGCGCCTTGAGCAGGCACCAGGCGATGTAGCAGCAGGCCTCGGGCGGCATCGCCGTGCCGACCTTCATCAGCAGCCCCTGCATGAAGCCCAGGGTCCGGCCGCTCACCAGCTCCTGCACCATCAGGTAGTCCTGCCCCGCCCGGAAGAGGCGGAAGGTGCGGACGATGTTGGGGTGGCGCAGGCGCACGGTGAGCTTCGCCTCGTCCACGAAGGCCTTCACGTACGCGGCATCCGCGCGGAACGAAGGGTGGAGCCGCTTGAGCACCACCTCCTCCGGCTCGCCCGGAGAGCGCTGCGTCGTGGGGCGGGCGCGAGCCTGGTACACCTCCGCCATTCCGCCCACGGCCAGGCGACCGATGACCTCGTAACCTCCCAGCTCCAGCGCGTCCGCCACGCTCGCAGCCTACCGCGCCTGAGCCCCTCGCCCCACTATTCAGTTAGGACTTGAGCAGCGAGTGGAACAGCCCCTCGTACCGGCGCGCCGAGGTGGCCCAGGAGAAGTCCCGCTTCATGCCCCGGTGCCGGAAGGCTTCCAGCCGGGGCGGATCCGCGTACAGCGCCAGCCCCCGCCGGATGGCCGCCAGCAGGGCCGCCCGGTGGAACGCCTCGAAGAGGATGCCGTTGCCGTCCAGCCCGCCCTCCACGGTGTCCACCAGCCCTCCGGTGGCCCGGACAATGGGTACGGTGCCGTAGCGCAGGGAGTACATCTGGTTGAGGCCACACGGCTCGTAGCGGCTGGGCATCAGGAAGAAGTCCGCCCCGGCCTCCACCAGGTGGGACAGCTCCCGGTCGAAGCCGAGGTAGACGGCCACCTGCTGGGGAAAGCGCTCCTGGAGCGCCCGCAGCCCCTCCTCATAGTGCCCCTCGCCGCTGCCCACGGCCACGAAGCGGATGTCGGCCTGGAGCGCGGTGGGCATCACGTCCAGCAGCAGGTCCACGCCCTTCTGGTACGCCAGCCGGCTGACGATGCCGAACACCGGCGCGTCCCCCGGCGGCAGCCCGGAGCGCTGGAGCAGCTCGCGCTTGCACACCGCCTTGCCCGCCATGTCGTCCAGGCGGTAGCGCGCCGGCAGCACCGGGTCCTTCTCCGGGTTCCACTCCTCCGCGTCGATGCCATTGAGGATGCCGCTGAGCCGCCCCTGGTGCCGGCGCAGGAGCCCATCCAGGTTGCAGCCCAGCTCCGGCGTCTGGATCTCCTTGGCGTAGGTGGGAGAGACGGTGGTGATGGCGTCCGAGAAGACCAGGCCCGCCTTGAGGAAGTTCACCGTGTCGTGGAACTCGAGCCCGTCATCCGAGGTGAACAGGTCCCACGGCAGCCCCAGCTCCCCCATGATGTCCTTACCGAACTGCCCCTGGTAGGCCAGGTTGTGGATGGTGAAGACGGCGCGAGAGCGCTCCAGCGGGGTGCCCTGGAAGCCGCGCCGCAGCGCCACCGCGGCCAGCCCCGTCTGCCAGTCATTGAGGTGGACGATGTCCGGGATGAAGTGCAGCCGCTGGGCCGCCTGCAGCGCGCCCATGCTCAGGTAGGCGAAGCGCCGGTGGTTGTCGCCGAACTCGCCGTGCGCATCACCGTAGATGCCGCCCCGCTCGAAGTAGTGCGCGTTCTCCAGGAAGAGCACCTCGTGGCGCTCCGAGAGCCGGACCGACAGCACGGCGCCCCGCTCCTCGCCGAAGGGAAAGCGCAGCACCACCGTGTGGCCCGTGGGCTGGATGCGCGCGTCCCGGATGCTCGCGTAGCGCGGGGTGACCACCTTCACGTCATGGCCGAGCGCGGCGAGTGCCGCCGGGAGGGCCCCGGCCACGTCCCCGAGGCCGCCCGTCTTGGAGAACGGGGCCACCTCCGAGGAGATGAACAGAATCTTCATTCCCGAAAGATGACGTGTAGGGCCCGTGAGTCAACCTTAAGTAACGTGCGCGCCATGGAACTGCCCCAGGATCCCATCGAGCGCTTCGCGGCCCTCTACGCGCAGGCGAAGAAGGCCATCCCCGTGGACCCCAACGCCATGATTGTCGCCTCGGTGGGCGACGACGGCCGGCCCTCGGCGCGCGTGGTGCTGCTCAAGGACTTTGATCAGCGCGGCTTCGTCTTCTTCACCAACCACGAGAGCCGCAAGGGCCTGGAGCTGCTCAGCCACCCCGTCGCGGCGCTCGTCTTCTACTGGGCCCCGCTGGAGCGCCAGGTACGCGTGGAAGGGCGCGTGGAGCGCGTCTCCGAGGCGGAGTCGGACGCATACTTCCAGAGCCGGGCTCGGGGCAGCCAGATTGGCGCGTGGGCGAGCCTCCAGAGCCAGCCCCTGCCCTCGCGCGAGCAGCTGGAGGCCCGGGTGGAGGAGCTCACGCTCCAATACGAGGGGAAGACGATTCCCCGCCCTCCGCACTGGGCGGGCTTCCGGGTGGTGCCCGACCGGATCGAGTTCTGGCACTCACGCCCCAACCGGCTCCACGAGCGGCGGGTGTACGTGCGCGAGGCAAGCGGCTGGCGGACCGAGTTCCTCTACCCGTGAGGTGGCTCGGTCCCCGCGCTCGCGCCCGCGTCCTACCAGGGCAGCTCTCGGCC
It encodes the following:
- a CDS encoding serine/threonine protein kinase — its product is MADALELGGYEVIGRLAVGGMAEVYQARARPTTQRSPGEPEEVVLKRLHPSFRADAAYVKAFVDEAKLTVRLRHPNIVRTFRLFRAGQDYLMVQELVSGRTLGFMQGLLMKVGTAMPPEACCYIAWCLLKALDYLHRAKVGENGANIVHRDINPANVLLSVAGDVKLTDFGVAEVEGLMQGEAGALRGTMAYMSPEQVLGLAVDTRSDLYAVGVILWELFSNRRLYGTEGGGEAELMHRVRDARAPLLSSLDLGLPDYAVRVVRKALFTDKERRFQTAAEFSKALEVLAGRAGWPLSVDALRPLLGG
- the glgA gene encoding glycogen synthase GlgA; this encodes MKILFISSEVAPFSKTGGLGDVAGALPAALAALGHDVKVVTPRYASIRDARIQPTGHTVVLRFPFGEERGAVLSVRLSERHEVLFLENAHYFERGGIYGDAHGEFGDNHRRFAYLSMGALQAAQRLHFIPDIVHLNDWQTGLAAVALRRGFQGTPLERSRAVFTIHNLAYQGQFGKDIMGELGLPWDLFTSDDGLEFHDTVNFLKAGLVFSDAITTVSPTYAKEIQTPELGCNLDGLLRRHQGRLSGILNGIDAEEWNPEKDPVLPARYRLDDMAGKAVCKRELLQRSGLPPGDAPVFGIVSRLAYQKGVDLLLDVMPTALQADIRFVAVGSGEGHYEEGLRALQERFPQQVAVYLGFDRELSHLVEAGADFFLMPSRYEPCGLNQMYSLRYGTVPIVRATGGLVDTVEGGLDGNGILFEAFHRAALLAAIRRGLALYADPPRLEAFRHRGMKRDFSWATSARRYEGLFHSLLKS
- the pdxH gene encoding pyridoxamine 5'-phosphate oxidase, which encodes MELPQDPIERFAALYAQAKKAIPVDPNAMIVASVGDDGRPSARVVLLKDFDQRGFVFFTNHESRKGLELLSHPVAALVFYWAPLERQVRVEGRVERVSEAESDAYFQSRARGSQIGAWASLQSQPLPSREQLEARVEELTLQYEGKTIPRPPHWAGFRVVPDRIEFWHSRPNRLHERRVYVREASGWRTEFLYP